The segment GTAGGTCTGGTTATCTCTCTGGCTTTCCTCAGCTCCCCACATTTCCCATCCGAGTACATTTCCGACCAGATAGCCAATCAGGGTTCAGGAACCATGTGTACATATAAGCCTGTTGAACTACATCTTCACGCTCTTGTACGAAATCTATGGGGGATGAGGGCAGGCAAAGATAGACAGACCTTGACCTGAGTAGCGTCTGTTTTTTTCCGGAGTGTTAATAAAAAGGAGCAAGGGTTCATAATTTTGCGGATATTTTgtgtaagtataatatatatatatatatatatatatatatatatatatatatatatatatatatatatatatatatatacatatacatatacatatacatatatgtccacagGCGCGTGCGCACGTTTCAAGTTCTACTTTCATGTAGGCTACATATATTGAACGCAatgacggacggacggacgcgcacgcacgcacccacacccacagagttgtattcaaatatatataaatcatgcaGAGGTGGGTACAAGGTCTATCCCAGGGACGCCAAAATCAAAAACCCCTCGCGGGACGCTTTTCATTTCAGCTGCAGTCTTGAGAGCTGGCAAAGGATTAAGATTTATCGTACTTACCTACACAGGAGGCCGATCCAAGATTTttgcaaaggggggaggggggcacacaTGCAGGTCAAAATCAAATCACGATTAGGCCATGAGAATCAAAGTTCCTTTTTATACGACCACCGCCCGCAGGTTACGACGATGTCTGCCAAAGAATTCCATTATTtacaataaatatcattattcccCCTAAAAAAGTCGCATAACACACCAACCGCATAACACACCCCATGCATCCACATCGTTGAATCTGCACAATAAACGTAACTTGCACTTCACCTGCAATACCGTCTGCCATCATTAGCGAGATATGCTGTAAATGCTTgtagaaataaatatgtacaataaataatgaaaaatagcccATTCGGTTTCCATTTTTGCCCGGACGCAAAACAGGAACTTCCATTCTCGTGGCCTTACCGGAGTCGCTATGTGCTGTGCAGGTTTTCAGGAATTGCTGAACATTGAAGGTCGTTAGATATGAACATTGACAGGGCTGTTTCGTTCAAAAGCTTCGGCTGAAAAAGAAATTGCTCCAAAAATAGGGGGACGCCGGGAGTGCCGCCCATTGAAACCGCGCCTgctatactgttttttttttaagacactAATGGCGACTATCCCAAGGTTCATGAGTCTGACATCCCAGATATAGACCTTGGGTGGTTATAAATTAAATGGGGCTGTGCTGTGGCAGCGAAAGCAGTGGCCACACGAGCGATTTATATGATTCCTCattctttaaatatttatttgGCTTCTTTATGTAATTTGGTAATAGAAACTACGATCCCTCCGCCAATCATATAATACTTCATTGCACTTGAAACGGCTAACCAGGTAGAAATAAACATGGTAGCGAGTTCTTTTGTCGCGATAAAACCTTGCCTaaatgaaattttatatatactattggtAGCAATCTCTCTGGAAAACCTTTTTCTTGATATCTTGGCTCTCAAAATTTCAAATGCAGGGACATTGCCTCAACTTCTTGATGACCGCATTTAAACTTTTTGGTCTCGATTTCTTCAGACGTTTATTTGTGACGAAATACAAGCAACTTTTACAGAGCATGGAAGACCGAAGAGTCTATAAACAATCCCCGACTCGCCAACATCAATTGTATTCCATGGAGAAATAAATACCTAGAAATGTAAATACAATGTGGGTATTGAAAATCATGTCTAATTGAAAAGGTTCTCATTATAATTGCACCTGCAGTACCTCTTAAAACAAAGTATAGACTCTCGCCGTTCCCTAATCGCCAACCCCCAACGAATCTCACACCTCTGCACAATCGCCAACTAAGTTCACACTGGAGTACTTACAAGCAGTATCGACTGGACGAAACCTTTTTACTCCAACCTTACTCTGCCTGCCATTTATTTCTCGTCACAAATACAATACGTAGGACACAGGAATGAACATGGATAACGAGGTTAATTGGACAAAGAGCAGCATAAGAGCGCTCCTCGAGAAGGTGAAGGAATTCCCTTGCATCTGGGACTTCGAATGCCCAGATTTTAAGTCGAAACTTATCAAAAGGGATTCCTACCATCGCATATGTGATTCCATGAGGGCGGAATTCGTCGAGATGAAGGGCCTAACTGTAGGTATgttgtgttattttgttatttgtgcttTACTGTTATTGTGATAATTGGTGGTAGTAGTGACATGGTTGTACTAGCAGTAAATTTGATCTTGGCATTGTGtttcattgaaaaaaaatatataaattattttggtttatttttgatAAGAATAGGTCAGCATTGACAAGCTGTAGATGAGATCCAGGTAATTGCTACAAAGATCGCATAAAACTACAAGTGCATATGGATATAGAATATTAAGATTCAAGGACCAATGCGTGTACAATAACCAACAATTCAACTGGGTAAATCTTTACATTATGGATGCACTCACCAAAGACTAAGTACCCAAGAGTACATCACCAAATCTGTTCAATAATCTAAGTTGCACCTGAATATGCATGCCAGACTGCCTGAGTTGAGGGTTGATTGGGGTCTCTGCCCTCCAACGCTCCCAGGGAAACACCGTCTTCACCATGGCAAGAACTGAAACTTGGGAGCACCATGCTGACTAGGGGTGTGAGCCGCACTTTCCGCagttttctccctttatttctcataTCACCATTTGTgtttgcagattatttcttgtattgACAACTGCAACTTTCTGTATTCAATAAGAATACCATCTTCAATTTGCTCTAGCTTAGTGCACCCTTACACTAAAGATTAAACTAACTCTATAACCAGTTGTAAGCCTTTCTGGTATTTATCATTAAGTAAAGAGTCAGATAATTCATTATTCCtgtattatgtttttattgtaattttgttAATTCTTTTTAGTACAGATGCAATCGCCAGAGATAATATCCCCAACTTGATGTCAAAAAAGTTAGTCATCAATCTAAGTTACAATGACTGGGTGGATGgggggcaccccccccccccccggaaacattgtcttcaccttggtGTTCCGGGCAAGATAGAGCTAAAACTCAGAAGCACAGACTGCACTTTGGCTGAGAGCAACGCTTTTGGTGatcttttacctttatttttggCATTACCATTCatatctgcagattatttcttataTTAACGACTGCAACTTTTTGTTCTCTACAAGAATATAATTTTCAGTTAACCTAAAATTAGAGCATCCTTACTGTAATGATTAATCCTAACTTTAATAAAGAAAGTTTAGTTTTTAAATTAAGGACTGCACAAGATTCACATGATCTGGATGGTCTCAATACttttgttgcagtggcaaagaaAACAATTCCCTCACAGATTTTGGTAAATCTTTGTAATTTTTGCCACACTTTGTTTTCAATACGGAAATACATTTTCCTATTGTTTTTGGTGATTTTGGAAGAATTCTGACCATCACATCGATCGATATCGCTTGTAAGCCTATTTCCAAAATATTCCATGAGAGCTATTGGTGCATTCCAAGTGGTTTCAGGTGTTGTTTCATATTGGAATCAGATGTGATTATCATATTTGTATCCTTTGACTGCCTagccctacctaacctaaccaaacctaacctggCTTCATTCAGCCTTATCTAACCTGGCTTCAATTCTGCCGTTGCCTTGTGGATTCTGCTTAACTCCTTTCCCTTAACCTTGCAAGTACATCTCCCCCAGAGTGATTAAGAAATGTGTAATTGCATCTTAACCAGTGCAAATAAGTGAAATTTGGTTTTAATGTTTGTAAGTAATCATTTCCAGCAGATAGTTATTTGAGGAAAGATGTTGGGAATTGAATGATTAATAAATTAAAAGTACTTGCTTGCTGTAGTGTTGTGGTGAATGTAAAATAATTCCCTATTATTCTAGGAGAATATAAATTGTATAGGAATACTGGCCTTATGTGTGTGAGCACTGAGGAAATCTATGTACTATCTATGTACTATGTATTATCTATGGCACTGAGGAAATCTATGTACTTGTTAGTGGTTTCTATAGCTATTAAGAATGTAAAACAAATGTTGTTCTTAAAATAAAAATCCTAACATATTCCAGATCATGCAAAGAATAAATTCAATCATTTGAGGACATACCACCAGAGGGAACTCAAAAGGCTCAAAAATATGCCTGGTGAGTCCGGGAA is part of the Penaeus vannamei isolate JL-2024 chromosome 19, ASM4276789v1, whole genome shotgun sequence genome and harbors:
- the LOC138865057 gene encoding uncharacterized protein; translation: MNMDNEVNWTKSSIRALLEKVKEFPCIWDFECPDFKSKLIKRDSYHRICDSMRAEFVEMKGLTVDHAKNKFNHLRTYHQRELKRLKNMPGESGKQQSSRWEYFNHCSFMHPGGSLYREESNVKLTPRETKGMHPDQVEENASKKRKLSHSEFSTADTVQLMENRPEAATRPILPW